From one Erinaceus europaeus chromosome 4, mEriEur2.1, whole genome shotgun sequence genomic stretch:
- the VAMP1 gene encoding vesicle-associated membrane protein 1 isoform X1 yields MSAPAQPPAEGAEGAAPGGGPPGPPPNLTSNRRLQQTQAQVEEVVDIMRVNVDKVLERDQKLSELDDRADALQAGASQFESSAAKLKRKYWWKNCKMMIMLGVICAIIVVVIVIYFFT; encoded by the exons AT GTCTGCTCCAGCTCAGCCACCTGCCGAGGGGGCAGAAGGGGCTGCCCCAGGTGGGGGCCCCCCTGGCCCTCCCCCTAATTTGACCAGTAACAGACGGCTCCAGCAAACACAGGCACAAGTGGAGGAG GTGGTGGACATTATGCGTGTGAATGTGGACAAGGTCTTGGAGAGGGACCAGAAGCTGTCAGAGCTGGATGACCGAGCTGATGCCTTGCAGGCGGGAGCCTCACAATTTGAGAGCAGTGCAGCCAAGCTAAAGAGGAAGTACTGGTGGAAAAACTGCAAG ATGATGATCATGCTGGGGGTCATCTGTGCCATCATTGTGGTCGTTATTGTAA TCTACTTTTTTACTTGA
- the VAMP1 gene encoding vesicle-associated membrane protein 1 isoform X2, which translates to MSAPAQPPAEGAEGAAPGGGPPGPPPNLTSNRRLQQTQAQVEEVVDIMRVNVDKVLERDQKLSELDDRADALQAGASQFESSAAKLKRKYWWKNCKMMIMLGVICAIIVVVISTFLLENVPPLPCSPSPSKLMFFSLLFVLSTHAFTHSLHPSPGFPTTHPSFSIAVICMTSLGM; encoded by the exons AT GTCTGCTCCAGCTCAGCCACCTGCCGAGGGGGCAGAAGGGGCTGCCCCAGGTGGGGGCCCCCCTGGCCCTCCCCCTAATTTGACCAGTAACAGACGGCTCCAGCAAACACAGGCACAAGTGGAGGAG GTGGTGGACATTATGCGTGTGAATGTGGACAAGGTCTTGGAGAGGGACCAGAAGCTGTCAGAGCTGGATGACCGAGCTGATGCCTTGCAGGCGGGAGCCTCACAATTTGAGAGCAGTGCAGCCAAGCTAAAGAGGAAGTACTGGTGGAAAAACTGCAAG ATGATGATCATGCTGGGGGTCATCTGTGCCATCATTGTGGTCGTTATT TCTACTTTTTTACTTGAGAATGTGCCGCCTCTCCCCTGTTCTCCATCTCCATCCAAACTCATGTTCTTTTCCCTCTTGTTTGTTCTCTCAACACATGCCTTCACTCACTCCCTCCATCCCAGTCCAGGCTTCCCTACAACCCACCCCTCCTTTTCCATTGCTGTTATTTGTATGACATCCCTCGGCATGTAA